One genomic segment of Komagataella phaffii GS115 chromosome 4, complete sequence includes these proteins:
- a CDS encoding Subunit of the exosome, which is an essential complex present in both nucleus and cytoplasm: MTIEIPKLAVPGMVLAPEYSGKIPSIEDLNEPETGKDCRCHFFAGPGTRLDNLELGKENSTSQIPTITATVLGQVCVFLRSDEENVEAKKSENREYVVIVVPFKNNKIEYEDSQVPHISKKDEAYLKGSSLPQEGDIVLVRVTRISQRQANVEVLAVEGRGNVGEESGVGSNGSGAIASGGGSGASSFINAIATSASLIAQRSDIGETFKGIIRSQDVQSTNRDKVQINKCFRPGDVLRAIVISLGDGSNYYMSTARNDLGVILAKSNGGAGNAMYAVDWQTMIDPTTGVIEERKCAKPFS, encoded by the coding sequence ATGACAATCGAAATACCCAAGTTGGCTGTCCCTGGAATGGTCTTGGCTCCTGAGTATTCGGGCAAGATACCTTCCATTGAAGACTTGAATGAACCTGAAACAGGTAAAGATTGCAGATGCCACTTTTTTGCTGGTCCTGGCACCAGATTGGATAATTTAGAACTAGGCAAAGAGAACTCCACATCACAGATCCCAACCATAACGGCAACCGTACTGGGACAAGTCTGTGTTTTTTTGAGGagtgatgaagagaatGTAGAGGCAAAGAAGTCAGAAAATCGTGAATACGTGGTGATTGTAGTCCCCTTCAAGAATAACAAGATTGAATACGAAGACTCTCAAGTTCCTCATATAAGTAAAAAAGATGAAGCTTACCTGAAGGGAAGTAGTCTTCCTCAAGAAGGTGACATTGTTCTAGTAAGAGTCACAAGAATATCTCAAAGGCAAGCAAATGTTGAAGTGTTAGCCGTGGAAGGAAGAGGTAATGTTGGTGAAGAATCAGGAGTGGGTTCGAACGGATCTGGAGCCATTGCTTCTGGTGGAGGATCTGGAGCTTCCTCTTTTATCAATGCTATAGCGACCTCTGCATCGCTGATTGCTCAAAGGTCCGACATTGGAGAAACCTTCAAAGGAATTATAAGGTCACAAGACGTTCAGTCCACTAATAGAGATAAAGTCCAGATAAATAAATGCTTTCGTCCAGGAGATGTGTTGAGAGCAATCGTAATCTCCCTAGGTGATGGTTCCAATTACTACATGTCCACAGCAAGAAACGACCTTGGGGTTATCCTGGCTAAATCCAACGGCGGTGCAGGTAATGCCATGTACGCTGTTGATTGGCAAACGATGATAGATCCTACTACAGGGGTTATAGAAGAGAGGAAGTGTGCCAAACCCTTCTCATAA
- a CDS encoding Subunit of Elongator complex, which is required for modification of wobble nucleosides in tRNA, with product MAQSQPSLVLLNRLLSLKEPSHFLLCIDSLFQSSFHFTRELVRCLPKETPIIYLSFETINAPSFATDFLRCDQRSIQDISNNVSKLHKDSTSKKLVLIDSLNFIKNEELASFIRSIADPQTIVFGTYHQNIPRTSPAQSELKDIPPALSLLQFIASSIFEISPINVVENGINKEGTIEEEVMESYLSKLYLPRNICNRDTYKLILTNRRKSGRALIYKFKIDSQSHTFSVFTEEKDTDEQQPQTEADLLRSLTTFSLTTSSRQQQAKEQVDLPFLEAQSFGAGGAIVYEYEKDDDYDEDDPYEDPF from the coding sequence ATGGCCCAAAGTCAGCCGTCGTTGGTTCTTCTCAATAGGCTATTAAGCTTAAAGGAGCCATCACATTTTCTCTTATGCATAGATTCTCTATTTCAATCGTCGTTTCACTTCACCAGAGAGCTTGTGCGATGCCTTCCCAAGGAGACACCTATAATCTACTTGTCTTTTGAAACGATAAACGCTCCCAGTTTTGCCACCGACTTTTTGAGATGTGATCAAAGATCCATTCAAGATATTTCCAACAACGTTTCGAAATTGCACAAGGATTCAACGTCGAAGAAACTCGTGTTGATTGACAGTTtaaatttcatcaagaatgAGGAACTAGCTTCGTTTATCAGGTCCATTGCTGACCCACAAACGATCGTATTTGGCACTTATCACCAAAACATACCTCGCACATCACCTGCACAGAGTGAGTTAAAAGATATTCCTCCTGCTTTGTCTTTATTGCAGTTTATTGCCTCTAGTATATTCGAAATCAGCCCCATCAACGTGGTGGAAAATGGTATTAATAAAGAAGGAACCATAGAGGAGGAGGTAATGGAGTCTTACCTATCGAAGCTTTATCTTCCGAGAAACATTTGCAACAGAGACACTTATAAACTCATACTCACTAATCGTCGGAAATCGGGGAGGGCTCTCATCTATAAGTTCAAGATTGATTCCCAGTCTCATACATTTTCCGTATTcacagaagaaaaagatacGGACGAACAACAGCCCCAAACAGAGGCCGATTTGCTGCGGTCTTTGACTACCTTCAGTCTTACGACTTCTTCTAGACAGCAACAGGCTAAGGAGCAGGTTGATCTTCCCTTTCTGGAAGCCCAGTCCTTCGGCGCAGGAGGTGCGATTGTCTACGAGTATgagaaagatgatgattACGATGAAGACGATCCGTATGAAGATCCTTTTTAA
- a CDS encoding Phosphatidylinositol transfer protein (PITP) codes for MLGFGKKSSSKSAPKVPSEDLGPEVYLPFTDPLDSVKPPKEAELTAEQQKLYDQVLEYFSNEDLRIPVTEKNSSSSDHQPLSYDEKAWLTREAILRYLRATKWHYKDCIDRIEGTIAWRREFGISAQLDDSLNTVTAELVSPENETGKEVILGFENDARPCLYLKPGRQNTKTSHRQVQHLVFMLERVIDYMPSGQDSLALLIDFKQHPEVAANVSTSKIPPIGVGRQVLHILQTHYPERLGKALLTNIPWLGWTFLKVIHPFIDPLTREKLVFDEPFIQYCPKEQLDREFEGDVNFVYDHAKYWPEMLKIAREKKEHYMQRFEELGATIGLSEIDLRASF; via the coding sequence ATGTTGGgctttggaaagaaatcCTCGTCGAAATCTGCCCCCAAGGTTCCCTCTGAAGACCTCGGCCCGGAAGTTTATCTACCTTTTACCGACCCACTTGATTCCGTGAAACCCCCAAAGGAAGCTGAACTGACCGCCGAACAGCAGAAGCTGTATGACCAGGTTCTGGAGTACTTCAGCAACGAAGATCTTAGGATCCCCGTGACGGAGAAAAACTCGTCTTCGTCAGATCATCAGCCACTGAGCTATGATGAGAAGGCCTGGTTGACGCGCGAGGCCATCTTACGATACTTGAGGGCTACTAAATGGCATTATAAAGACTGCATTGATCGCATTGAGGGCACTATTGCATGGAGAAGGGAGTTTGGAATCTCTGCTCAATTGGACGACTCTTTGAACACTGTCACCGCAGAACTGGTATCTCCTGAGAATGAAACAGGCAAGGAAGTGATCCTGggatttgaaaatgatgcTAGGCCATGTCTTTACTTGAAACCAGGTCGTCAGAACACCAAAACATCACATAGACAGGTTCAGCACTTGGTATTCATGTTGGAGAGAGTCATTGACTACATGCCTTCAGGCCAAGATTCCTTGGCGTTATTGATCGATTTCAAGCAGCATCCCGAAGTAGCAGCCAATGTTTCAACTTCCAAGATCCCACCAATTGGTGTAGGCCGTCAAGTCTTACATATTTTACAAACCCATTATCCCGAACGTCTTGGGAAGGCTTTATTGACCAATATTCCATGGTTGGGATGGACGTTCCTAAAAGTAATCCATCCATTCATCGATCCATTAACCAGGGAGAAACTTGTCTTTGACGAGCCATTCATCCAGTACTGCCCAAAAGAACAACTAGACCGTGAATTCGAAGGAGATGTCAATTTTGTCTATGACCATGCCAAATATTGGCCCGAAATGCTAAAAATTGcaagagagaagaaagagcaCTACATGCAGCGTTTCGAAGAACTCGGTGCTACCATCGGCCTGAGTGAAATTGACCTCAGAGCATCATTTTAG
- a CDS encoding Mitochondrial outer membrane protein, component of the Mdm10-Mdm12-Mmm1 complex has protein sequence MSMVIGIGDLLVGYYWQWRDESQVEGKFMFYRAAKKTTPVKYQYTSNLSRCFLVFGIEPKPNKSGNFNNTMPDTEHSGDTTVNQVETIVTTVVVEQQVPTLVALDSLINENLKLASASQSSGWGFAHGLLVGQLSVVAVLAFFIKFFIFGNSSMARPLMVAPLINRKPAGVYKKGRAKSFSEVEDYDSETSSTQILDKTYYDVKTHQSESLDWFNVLVAQSIAQFRYEALNNDNIYHSLSDALSSSNLPDYLDKITITEINIGDDFPIFSNCRIKHSPNNSNRLEAKIDVDVADTLTLGIETQLLLNQPKPFTAVLPVQLSVSIVRFSACLTVSLISTADEEFQSSIKCVEDSENAIGDYEDDDDEFGGGAALMFSFSPDFRLEFEVKSLIGARSKLENVPLIGNLIEEKLKSWFLERCVEPRFQLIELPSMWPRKKNTRKPVDSESETAVDSN, from the coding sequence ATGAGCATGGTTATTGGCATTGGCGATCTATTGGTGGGTTATTACTGGCAATGGAGAGACGAATCGCAGGTGGAAGGTAAATTTATGTTCTATAGGGCAGCGAAAAAAACCACTCCTGTCAAATATCAATATACAAGTAATCTTAGTAGGTGTTTCCTAGTCTTTGGCATTGAACCAAAACCAAACAAAAGCGGCAATTTTAACAACACAATGCCTGATACTGAACACTCTGGTGACACCACAGTTAATCAGGTGGAAACAATTGTAACCACAGTGGTGGTGGAACAACAAGTACCAACGTTGGTGGCCCTGGACTCCCTGATCAATGAGAATCTGAAACTGGCTTCCGCATCACAGAGTAGTGGTTGGGGCTTTGCTCATGGACTGCTTGTCGGCCAATTGAGTGTGGTCGCAGTTCTGGCatttttcatcaagttCTTTATATTTGGCAATTCAAGCATGGCGAGGCCCTTGATGGTGGCTCCCCTCATAAATAGAAAGCCAGCAGGGGTCTATAAGAAGGGAAGGGCGAAGTCTTTTAGTGAAGTAGAGGATTACGATTCAGAAACTTCTAGTACTCAAATATTAGATAAAACCTACTACGATGTCAAAACTCATCAATCAGAGAGTTTAGATTGGTTCAATGTATTGGTGGCTCAATCGATAGCCCAATTCAGGTATGAAGCTTTGAACAATGACAACATATATCACAGTCTCAGTGACGCTCTATCATCCAGTAATCTACCAGACTACCTGGACAAAATTACCATTACTGAGATAAATATTGGAGATGATTTCCCCATCTTCAGCAATTGCAGGATAAAACACTCGCCTAACAATAGCAACAGATTGGAGGCCAaaattgatgttgatgTAGCTGACACTTTAACACTTGGTATTGAGACGCAGTTGCTTCTGAATCAACCTAAACCTTTTACTGCTGTGCTGCCAGTACAATTAAGTGTGTCCATAGTGAGATTTTCAGCCTGTTTGACGGTTTCATTAATTTCAACTGCAgatgaagagtttcaaTCGTCTATCAAGTGTGTAGAGGATTCTGAAAATGCAATTGGAGATTAcgaggatgatgatgatgagttTGGTGGCGGTGCTGCTTTAATGTTCTCCTTTTCGCCAGACTTCAGACTAGAGTTTGAGGTTAAATCCTTGATTGGCGCAAGATCGAAACTGGAAAATGTTCCGCTCATAGGTAATCTCATAGAAGAGAAGCTAAAGAGCTGGTTTCTGGAGCGATGTGTGGAGCCAAGATTTCAACTCATTGAGTTGCCCAGCATGTGgccaagaaagaaaaacacACGCAAGCCCGTGGATAGTGAATCTGAAACAGCCGTTGATTCTAATTAA
- a CDS encoding Mitochondrial intermembrane space protein, forms a complex with TIm8p, translated as MSSFGSLFGGSNNSTTPLSTSTSSMSSPQSTQLKNQIQQQISQELAMAQATELVNKLTENCFQQCITKPTNSYSSSEETCVNQCIGKYMSAWNVISRHYIARIQKASASGELH; from the coding sequence ATGTCAAGTTTCGGATCCCTATTTGGAGGTTCAAATAATTCTACCACTCCACTTTCAACATCTACCTCTTCCATGAGCTCCCCCCAATCCACAcagttgaagaatcaaattCAGCAGCAGATCTCCCAAGAGCTAGCCATGGCCCAGGCCACTGAACTGGTTAACAAGCTTACTGAAAACTGTTTCCAACAGTGCATTACCAAGCCCACCAACAgttattcttcttcagaagaaacatgTGTGAATCAGTGCATTGGAAAGTACATGTCTGCTTGGAACGTCATCTCTCGTCACTACATTGCTAGAATCCAAAAGGCTTCCGCTTCTGGAGAACTCCATTAA
- a CDS encoding Endoplasmic reticulum (ER) resident protein: MVIQKEFDLTVGLSEDKEAVVSYSDLTPEYSTISLNLVIDRRRNLQALLNKKLLWSAPCWVGVLSISLGYGYFKLADYFKYIPLQELILNNNFRYELISTLILAGMVFSIFFALFALKTEFLRADADKLVEESEKAFGFDLKAYSNLPVNTVDEYKSLRKTDDKELELLENGKNSQIVIYRETPIAVISLVVDKDPNQTNNSSYVVRIQSFGIRRVYVKSGIMKELLIWALYRTRTIVEALNASEVLVLCELYSFEKDVIPTFQELTFKKISSRPLKDWLLGGIYGVTQDTWAIGLLADGQDGSSKEAVSSDSKSTDPSGLRKRN; encoded by the coding sequence ATGGTCatccaaaaagaatttgatcTCACAGTGGGACTGTCGGAAGACAAGGAGGCTGTTGTATCGTACTCAGACCTTACCCCGGAGTATTCCACCATCAGTTTGAACCTGGTGATTGACAGGAGACGTAACTTGCAAGCACTATTGAATAAGAAGCTTCTGTGGTCAGCTCCATGCTGGGTGGGGGTCCTCTCCATCTCTTTAGGCTATGGGTACTTCAAGTTGGCTGACTATTTCAAATACATCCCCCTCCAAGAATTGATACTCAACAATAATTTCAGATATGAACTGATAAGCACATTGATTCTTGCTGGAATGGTCTTTTCGATATTCTTTGCATTGTTTGCTTTGAAGACAGAGTTTCTACGTGCTGATGCTGACAAGTTGGTCGAAGAGTCGGAGAAAGCCTTTGGATTCGACCTTAAGGCTTACAGCAACTTACCAGTCAACACCGTCGATGAGTACAAATCATTGAGAAAGACAGATGACAAAGAGCTGGAACTGcttgaaaatggaaaaaattcACAGATAGTTATTTACAGAGAAACCCCAATTGCTGTAATCTCCTTGGTGGTCGATAAAGATCCTAACCAGACGAACAATTCGTCGTATGTCGTTCGTATCCAGAGCTTTGGGATCCGCAGGGTTTATGTAAAATCGGGAATAATGAAAGAACTCCTGATTTGGGCTCTTTACAGAACTCGAACTATTGTGGAGGCCCTGAATGCTTCTGAAGTGCTGGTTTTGTGTGAATTAtactcttttgaaaaagatgtcATTCCCACATTTCAAGAATTGACATTCAAGAAGATCAGTTCTCGTCCACTGAAAGATTGGTTGTTGGGAGGTATTTACGGTGTTACCCAGGACACATGGGCAATCGGATTATTGGCCGATGGGCAAGATGGTTCTTCGAAGGAGGCTGTATCTAGTGACTCCAAGTCTACAGATCCAAGCGGTTtaagaaagagaaattga
- a CDS encoding Subunit of both RNase MRP and nuclear RNase P produces the protein MLCDLNIPWPVASYNQRPTMLQVHSLKQILCTLEELGYSQVAFNFELIPPNKVPNDTKTPNPIDLSLFKEFKGRIKLYTRITLVIDDPSQCQGLSKLTRAFDIIAVRPRSERALQLAVSSLECDLITFNYGERLPCYLKHKTVCSAIEKGILFEIVYCAAVDGPAGSISTDNGITDAGISRKHFFNGVASLIRASRSRGLVISSGATNPLLCRNSYDVINLLTVLGLASSTSKQCVSSSPAKVLLNGTLRIRSYKQTAAIGDEPLAGGVGSASERGNSVSHFKRKLEDNTVLQRQKKKLSS, from the coding sequence ATGCTCTGTGACTTGAACATCCCATGGCCGGTTGCGTCCTACAACCAGAGGCCCACTATGTTGCAAGTGCATTCTCTCAAACAGATTCTTTGCACACTAGAAGAACTGGGCTATTCACAGGTGGCATTCAATTTTGAGCTGATTCCTCCAAACAAGGTTCCTAATGACACTAAAACTCCCAATCCAATAGACCTTTCATTattcaaagagttcaaaggaagaatcaAGTTATACACCAGAATAACACTAGTCATAGATGATCCATCCCAGTGTCAAGGGCTGAGCAAGTTGACCCGAGCctttgatatcattgcTGTTAGACCCAGAAGTGAAAGAGCCCTGCAACTAGCAGTATCAAGCTTGGAATGCGATCTAATTACGTTTAATTACGGAGAAAGACTGCCGTGCTATTTGAAACACAAAACTGTATGTTCAGCTATAGAAAAAGGCATTCTGTTTGAGATAGTCTACTGTGCAGCTGTAGATGGACCAGCTGGTAGCATTTCAACGGATAATGGAATAACAGATGCAGGCATTAGCAGGAAGcatttcttcaatggtGTAGCTTCTTTAATTAGAGCATCTCGTTCAAGGGGATTGGTTATCTCCAGTGGTGCTACCAATCCCCTATTATGCCGGAACTCATATGATGTAATTAACCTGTTGACGGTGTTAGGCCTTGCCAGTTCCACTTCAAAACAATGCGTATCATCATCCCCCGCCAAAGTATTATTAAATGGAACTCTTCGAATTAGGAGCTATAAACAAACAGCTGCCATAGGGGACGAGCCTTTAGCTGGTGGGGTTGGCAGTGCTTCCGAGAGAGGGAACTCTGTATCacatttcaaaagaaaactagAAGATAATACTGTATTACAAcgtcaaaagaaaaagctATCGAGCTAA
- a CDS encoding uncharacterized protein (Similar to globins and has a functional heme-binding domain), whose amino-acid sequence MSVAASRTKSNTSSSVKGFAVDQSPKLHRTASHSSTISNSTLHTNFQNNWFPNSEIVPQKQYAVTLKLSSREIEMVQNSWADILSMDVTNSGVNGENLATSNAKSSKSRSTTKILNVNTASFASSTFCVQFYNNLITMIPGVEKLFPSIKHQAISFAGVMNSAVVNLGDLAAMHDYLENLGRRHARILGIDPPYFKKMGEALVKTFRDRYSKDMSQFSVELEELWIRLYCFLANSILQGGIDPIVRYEPPNMIDSGRKSLLSDTDSVLFEENASTTSSLADTTNVTPTASAASSFFSGRQSLASTMDVVSTTGGVPSPNRARMGSTTNMDLKKKAVTSSTGRNFSKRSQFSRMKKGGSKPSNPDEPNCVLM is encoded by the coding sequence ATGTCAGTTGCCGCATCAAGGACCAAAAGCAACACCAGCAGCTCCGTGAAAGGTTTTGCAGTGGACCAATCGCCCAAGTTGCATAGAACAGCTTCCCATTCCTCTACGATAAGTAACAGTACCCTGCATACGAACTTCCAGAATAATTGGTTCCCCAACAGCGAGATTGTGCCCCAAAAACAATACGCCGtgactttgaagttgtCCAGTAGAGAGATAGAAATGGTCCAGAACTCTTGGGCTGATATTTTGTCTATGGATGTTACAAACTCAGGTGTTAATGGTGAGAATCTTGCCACTTCGAACGCAAAATCCTCAAAAAGCAGATCAACTACGAAAATCCTCAACGTCAACACAGCCAGCTTCGCATCATCAACGTTCTGCGTCCAATTCTACAACAATTTAATCACCATGATCCCTGGAGtggagaaacttttccCCAGCATCAAGCATCAGGCCATATCATTTGCTGGGGTAATGAACTCGGCGGTTGTCAACCTGGGGGACCTGGCAGCCATGCATGACTATCTGGAGAACTTGGGACGGCGGCATGCCAGAATCTTGGGTATTGATCCTCCTTACTTCAAAAAAATGGGAGAGGCTTTAGTCAAGACGTTTAGAGACAGATACTCTAAGGACATGTCACAGTTCTCTGTTGAATTAGAAGAGCTATGGATTCGTTTGTACTGTTTCCTGGCAAACTCTATTTTGCAAGGAGGAATCGATCCTATAGTGAGATATGAGCCCCCCAACATGATCGACTCTGGAAGAAAATCATTGCTCTCTGACACGGATTCTGTTTTATTCGAAGAAAATGCCTCCACGACAAGCTCTCTAGCCGATACTACCAACGTCACTCCTACTGCTTCAGCTGCAAGCTCGTTTTTCTCGGGCCGTCAGTCTCTAGCGTCCACAATGGATGTGGTCTCCACCACTGGCGGTGTTCCCTCTCCTAATCGTGCCAGAATGGGGTCTACCACCAACATggacttgaaaaagaaagctgTTACGAGCAGCACCGGCCGTAACTTCTCCAAACGTTCGCAATTCTCCAGGATGAAAAAGGGAGGATCCAAGCCATCCAACCCTGACGAACCCAACTGTGTGCTTATGTAA
- a CDS encoding Palmitoylated, plasma membrane-bound casein kinase I isoform, whose translation MSSRQPIVSASPAQAAAIAASPSPQVQAPAQGTPGQVQSPVQANAQIQQQQQQQQHQQLLNSSQSTSSQVVGMHYKIGKKIGEGSFGVLFEGTNMLNSLPVAIKFEPRKTEAPQLRDEYRTYKHLAGCEGIPKAYYFGQEGLHNILVIDLLGPSLEDLFEWCGRRFSVKSVVFVAVQMLTLIETVHSHDLIYRDIKPDNFLIGRPGLPDENKVHLIDFGMAKQYRDPRTKQHIPYREKKSLSGTARYMSVNTHLGREQSRRDDLEALGHVFFYFLRGQLPWQGLKAPTNKQKYEKIGEKKRTTPVYDLCSGLPRQFAQYLETVRNLGFDSDPDYEGYRRLLLSALDDINETVDGQYDWMKLNGGRGWDASINKKPNLHGYGHPNPPGERDRHHRHSQQRKSRQQQQAATSGGGVLSGNYNRPLPTLPNNQQRPPQNNSASQQQQQRRNQQYQQPAISQAQLLHSQTSQTNVANTNSPTRDPRIKQSYNQQEDADSRKSKRGFWSKILCCS comes from the coding sequence ATGTCATCCAGACAACCAATCGTATCAGCAAGTCCAGCCCAGGCTGCTGCTATTGCAGCGAGTCCAAGTCCTCAAGTCCAGGCGCCAGCCCAGGGGACTCCGGGCCAAGTCCAGTCTCCGGTCCAGGCAAATGCTCAGATccaacagcagcagcaacagcagcagcatCAGCAGCTATTGAACAGTTCTCAATCAACTTCTAGTCAAGTCGTGGGCATGCACTACAAAATCGGCAAGAAGATCGGAGAAGGCTCGTTCGGTGTACTTTTCGAAGGAACCAATATGCTCAACTCCCTTCCAGTAGCCATAAAGTTTGAACCTCGCAAGACTGAGGCTCCTCAACTGAGAGATGAGTACAGAACCTACAAGCATCTGGCGGGTTGCGAAGGCATCCCCAAGGCCTACTATTTTGGCCAAGAAGGTCTGCATAACATTTTGGTCATCGACTTATTGGGTCCCTCTCTGGAGGACCTCTTTGAGTGGTGTGGCCGCAGGTTCTCTGTGAAAAGTGTCGTATTTGTAGCCGTGCAGATGCTCACCCTTATCGAAACAGTCCACAGTCATGACCTTATCTACAGAGATATCAAGCCTGATAACTTTTTGATTGGTAGGCCAGGGTTACCTGACGAGAACAAAGTTCATCTCATTGACTTTGGTATGGCCAAACAATATAGAGATCCAAGGACTAAGCAGCACATTCCTTatagagagaaaaaatctctCAGTGGTACTGCCCGTTACATGTCCGTCAATACCCATTTGGGTAGAGAACAATCGAGAAGAGATGACTTAGAGGCCCTTGGTCACGTCTTTTTTTACTTCCTGAGAGGCCAACTGCCATGGCAAGGATTGAAGGCACCTACGAACAAACAAAAGTACGAGAAAATTGGTGAGAAGAAACGTACAACCCCTGTTTATGATTTGTGTTCCGGTCTCCCTCGCCAATTTGCCCAATATCTGGAAACCGTACGAAACCTCGGTTTCGATAGCGATCCAGATTACGAAGGCTACAGAAGACTTTTGTTATCTGCATTGGATGACATTAATGAAACCGTGGATGGCCAATACGActggatgaaattgaatgGGGGAAGAGGTTGGGATGCCTCCATCAACAAAAAGCCTAATTTACACGGATATGGTCATCCAAACCCTCCAGGAGAGCGTGATAGGCATCATCGTCATAGCCAGCAACGCAAGTCTagacaacaacaacaggcTGCTACTTCAGGAGGTGGCGTGCTATCCGGTAATTACAACAGGCCGCTCCCAACGCTTCCTAATAACCAGCAGCGACCTCCGCAAAACAATTCAGCATcgcaacagcaacaacagcgTCGGAACCAGCAGTATCAACAGCCAGCGATTTCCCAAGCTCAGCTATTACATTCACAAACTTCGCAAACCAACGTTGCAAACACTAATTCTCCAACCAGGGATCCTAGAATAAAACAATCGTACAATCAACAGGAGGATGCAGATTCCAGAAAGTCCAAGCGTGGATTTTGGTCGAAAATACTGTGTTGTTCATGA
- a CDS encoding Putative chitin transglycosidase, cell wall protein, producing MVSLTRLLITGIATALQVNALPVADSNPAGTPVVKRETATSAECNPLLTADCPPVKALATSISDDFTSASDNYHIVSFEDQVTYDEDGLTLTLAERWDNPSLKSNFYIMFGKVEVVLKAATGQGIISSFYLQSDDLDEIDLEWFGGDPYEVQTNFFSKGNVTTYDRGGYHNIADPTANFHNYTIDWNYDKLTFYFDGNVIRELANDTSSGYPQSPMYLRTGIWAGGDPSNQPGTIEWAGGLTDYSQAPFSMHIKHLVVSDYSSGTEYKYTDQSGAWTSIEAEGGEVLGRVDQANEEFALLVSGQELDDTSSSESSSSSSSSSSSSSSSSSSSSSTSSSSSSTTASSSSESSSTSESSSSVISSTTASSSTTTSANSTTHESTTTRPTSESTTQSTATSSHVSETSQSAHSTTTGPSRNSSIAAESAATSSVSSHSPEVSASNGADRNILQIRAAYLVGIPFSVLSLLMI from the coding sequence ATGGTTTCTTTAACAAGACTACTAATTACCGGAATCGCCACCGCTTTGCAGGTGAATGCCTTGCCCGTGGCCGATTCAAACCCAGCTGGAACACCAGTCGTAAAGAGGGAAACTGCTACTTCAGCAGAGTGTAACCCTCTGTTGACAGCCGATTGTCCTCCCGTCAAGGCTCTTGCCACGTCAATTTCCGATGATTTCACCTCAGCATCAGACAACTATCACATTGTTTCCTTCGAAGACCAAGTCACATATGACGAAGATGGTCTTACGTTGACTCTTGCTGAACGTTGGGACAACCCCTCTTTGAAATCGAACTTCTACATTATGTTTGGTAAAGTTGAGGTGGTTTTGAAGGCCGCTACAGGACAGGGAATTATCTCCTCCTTCTATCTCCAAAGTGACGACCTAGACGAAATTGATCTAGAATGGTTTGGAGGTGATCCATATGAAGTGCAAACCAACTTTTTTAGCAAGGGTAACGTCACCACTTATGACCGTGGTGGATATCATAACATCGCAGATCCAACTGCTAACTTCCACAACTACACTATCGACTGGAATTACGACAAGTTAACTTTCTACTTTGATGGAAACGTTATTCGTGAATTGGCCAACGATACTAGTAGTGGCTACCCTCAGAGTCCAATGTACCTGAGAACTGGAATCTGGGCAGGTGGTGATCCATCCAATCAGCCAGGAACTATCGAATGGGCTGGAGGATTGACTGACTATTCTCAGGCTCCATTCTCCATGCACATCAAACATTTGGTTGTTTCTGACTACTCCTCTGGTACTGAGTACAAATACACTGATCAATCAGGTGCGTGGACTTCTATTGAGGCTGAAGGTGGAGAGGTTTTGGGCAGAGTTGACCAAGCCAACGAGGAGTTTGCTCTTCTTGTCTCTGGTCAAGAGTTAGACGACACAAGTTCAAGTGAGAGCTCCTCGTCTTCTTCGtcgtcttcttcgtcatcatcatcatcatcatcatcttcctcatcaACTTCCTCCTCATCCTCTTCCACCACTGCGTCCTCCTCCTCTGAGTCTTCGTCCACATCAGAatcgtcttcttcagtaATATCTTCCACTACAGCAAGTTCCTCCACAACCACAAGTGCTAATTCTACAACACATGAGTCCACGACCACAAGACCAACTTCGGAATCAACAACGCAAAGCACAGCAACATCATCTCATGTATCAGAGACGTCTCAGTCCGCACATTCAACCACGACAGGGCCATCTAGGAACTCATCTATTGCAGCCGAATCAGCCGCAACGTCTAGTGTTTCCTCCCACTCCCCAGAGGTTTCTGCATCCAACGGAGCCGACAGGAACATTTTACAAATCAGAGCTGCGTACTTGGTAGGAATACCGTTCTCAGTTCTTTCATTGTTAATGATATGA